The Verrucomicrobiia bacterium sequence GGTGCACGGAAGATTACCGTTTCCACCAGCGGCCTGGTGCCCCAAATCCGGCGGCTCGCCGACGAGCCCTTTCAATTCCGCCTTGCCATTTCGTTGCACGGTGCCACCGACGCCGTGCGCGAGAAAATCATGCCCGTCAACCGGAGGTATCCGCTGAAGGAACTGGCCGCGGCCTGCGATTACTACCAGCAACAAAAGGGGCGCATGCTGACGTTCGAATACATTCTCATCGCCGGCGTGAACGATGGGCTCGATCAGGTGGGGCCGCTGGCCCGGCTGGCCCACCAGCTGCACGCGAAGGTCAATTTGATTCCCTACAACACGGTGGAAGGACTGCCGTGGGAACGCCCCGCGCCGTCGGTTCAGGAGACGTTCCTGGCGGCTCTGGAAGCCCAAGGAGTCACTGCCACCTTGCGACGCGAAAAAGGCGGGGACATTGACGCGGCTTGTGGTCAGCTCCGGCTCAAAACCGAACGCGAACTGGCAATTGGGGTTGTGGATTAACGGGTTGCGTGGCTCCTTCGCTTCGCGTTCTGGCACCGGGCGTGCTCTTGCAAGGATGCGGCGGGTCGCCCGCCCACTTTACCCATAATGAAACGCACGCCCTCACCCCGCACCACCGCTGCCCGAGTTCTTGGAATCCCGTTCGCCGGCTTGCTGATACTCGCCCTGGCCGCAGGCCTCCTGGCGGCGTTCTTCATCCCGGTGACGGTTCACTGAGCCAGTTCACCCGTCTAATCCGCGCCGATTGGGAGATCTTGTGCCCCGGCCAACGATGGCAGCAAAGGAAAGGTCAACGGCTCAATTCCGTTGCGGATGCTTGAAGTTCTCACTCAGTCTTACCTGAGGATTTCTGAATCAAAACCCTTTCAACATGCCTCCATACGATGCGTTGGCCCGGCTCATCCACTGCGGTAAAAACCAGGTCGTGTGGGCGAGTATTGCTGTTCATTTGCTCAATCATGATGTCCCCATCGATTTGATAAGCTCGAGAGCCCAATCTTCGGGTTGAATTCCACGTCCCCTTCGGAGTGACAGTAGGAACAGGGCTGGAAACCCGCACAAGACGAAGCCCGAGCGGTTCCAACTGGTAAACCCGATTGTCCACTTTGAACAGGGCGCCGCCGTCGTCCCAGCCTTCAAAGCTGACCCAATAATCGTTGCGCGGGGTGGCAAAGCGTATTTCCGTTGCCTTCTTAAGGTTGCCTTTGAAGTCGTAATTCTCAAACCAAGGTTGACCTTTTGAATGGTGCTCATCGAGCCAGATCCTTTCGCATTGTGCATAACGGATCATATTCGAGCCATGCAGCACCCAGCTCGATTGTTCATTTGTATGCGTCATGGGCTCCGGAAACTGGGAGACCCGACCAGTGCGGTCGTCAAAAATGGCCATCGCAGTGCCTTGCTCTCCCGAAACTTGAAAGAGGCACCGATCTCCAAACGAATACTGACCGGACTCAAGACTCGTGGACATTGGAGAGACTGATGCGGATTGCAGTCGTGACCCGGATACGGTCCTCATGCGGCCATTTTTGAATACGAATAATCCGTCGTCATTCACCAGCAGTTTGGTTTCCCCGGCTGTGCCAACGTATTCCCCGGGGCCGCCCTTTTGAAAGTGCCCGGATTGTTCGTCAAATAGGAGCCAGTCGTTGAAGCATTTGGAAACAATACACCCCGATCTTTCCATGGCCTCGCGCATTACCAACAATTTGCCCGCGCTGAGGGCGAGCTTGTAGGTGTAATAGGATGGCTTCGGTCTTAGGGTGAATAGAACAGTCGCTGGCGCACGTTGCTTGACGCCAATCCATTCCAGAAGTTTCCGCGAAACCACCTGATAACGCGAGGGCGGTAGCGGCTTTTGTTGAGGGATTTTTACCAGGCTTTGCAGCCAGACGATATTGCCCGAGGCGAGTTGCCGCTTTTGCAGGACATCTCCTGCGATCAGATACAAGAAACCATCGTCGGTCGCCAAGCCGTCTCCCATCACTCTTTCCGTCTTCTTCTGCCACAACAGGCGACCGTCTTTGGCATCCAAGGCAAGTAAATCCGCAGCCTCGCATCCGCTGACACTCTTTGAAAAAACAACCACCTTTTGTGAAGCCGCTACAAAACAGGCTTCGGCGTATCCGTCGATATGCACCATTTGTGCAAGTGCGGGCAAGGCGGACAGACAAACTATCAGAGCCAGCCGGAGGAGGTGATAATGCCGGCGAACAGCGAGATTTGCCCGCTCAATGGATTGCTGCGGCGCTCGTAAACCGTGCATCGCTTTTAGATGCTTGAAGTTTTTTCCCGAACTGTCCGGAAGTGCTTTTGGTGCCGATGGAGGGGCTCGAACCCCCACGTCCGCGAGGACACCAGATTTTGAGTCTAGCGCGTCTGCCAATTCCGCCACATCGGCCACCAAGGGCGGACATTAAGGATTTTGCCCCGCCGCGAATCAAGTTTTGTTTTCCACCAATGTGCTCGTTCCCTGCGGTGGGGACAGCCGTCAGTCACCAGGGCTCTTGCGGTGCCGCCAAGCGGAAGAAGCGCGTCTGGGAATCCACCGGCAGGCTCACACTGAACCGGCCGTTGTTGCTGGTGACGGTGCTGGTCACCGGATTCCACTGAACGGGCGGGGTCAAATTGGTCGTGGAATACAATTCCCAGTCACTGGCCCAATCCGGCCAGGTGAGATTCAGTGCGCCGGCGCTCGCCGTCAGACTCAGTGAGGGCAATGGCAGAAACACCCCCAGCGGCGCCGAGTTGACGCCGGTGCCGCAATCGTTGCTGGCGGTGAGGCGATAATAATTCATCTGACCTCCGGCCGCCTCGTGGTCCACGTAACTGCTCGTGGTGAGGCCGGCGGCAATCAGTTGGTAGGACGCCCCGTAGTCCGTGGAGCGCCAAAGGTTGCAGCCTTCCGCCCCCGGCGAGGCCTGCCAGTTCAGGGCGATTTGGCGATTGCCTGCGGTGCCGGCCAGGCCGCCGGGGGGCAGGGGAGCCGCGCCGCCGGCGATGCCATATTTGCATTTCAGCGCGCGTTCCTGTCCCAGCCGGTCCGCGTCGGAAAGTGCCGCGTTGTATATCTGCACTTCGGCCAGATCGCCGGTCAGAAAATTATTCAACACACCCTGCGCGCCCAGCACGAGACAGTTTGGGGCGGTCAATGATTGCGTTCCGCCCGACGCGGAACCCGCCGGAGTGCTGTCCACGTAAAGAACGATCACCCCGTTGCTGCGGGTGCGTTTGAAGGTGATGACGTGCGGCTGTCCGTTGCTCAGGCCCGTGGCGGAATGAATCGTCGTGTCCGGGTTGCCAACGCCGGCCAGGATTTGTCCATTGGCATTCAGTGCCGTGCCGAAGTCACCCACCGAACCGGAAACTTCCCCGTTGACCAGTCCCGCACCGTTCCAAAACGCCGTGCCTGTGCCAATGCCCTGACTGCTTTGGTAAACAAAGATCATGGTGAAGTCGTCCTGCACGGGCCGATAAAACCAGAGGTAAGAGTTGTTGGTGGCGTTGAAACGCACGGCGGGCATTCCATTCACCGCAGTCGCGGCGAAAGTCGGTTGATTGACGGTTACGGGCTGCAGGGCGTCGAAGCCATGCCCGCTGGCGTCGGGCCAAATGCCAACCGACGCCCCATCGGCGAGGGCCGCAAGGTCGCTGGCTTGGAACCACGCCGCCCGTGCGACCGGCGTGGCGCTTGCCTGGTCGGAGTCCGGTCCCTCGCCCAGCGAATTCACGGGCGAAACCACATAGTAATACGTGCGATTGTTGATGAGGCCCGCATCCGTGCAGGTCGTGGCCGCAAGATTGGTGACCACGATGTAAGGACTGCCGTCAATCAGTGAACGTTTCACGTTGTAACTGGTCGCGCCGGCGGCGGCCGACCAGGTCAACTCCACCTGCCCGTTTCCCGCCACGGCGCGCAAATTGGCGGGCGCGGTGGAGGGTGGTTGAATGCCGCAGACATACAGCGCCGCAACCTCGCTGGCATCCAGCACCCGCGGGAAAATTCTGATGTCGTCCAGGCTGCCGTTGAAATACCCGCCGCCCGAGGCAATCGCGCCGAACAGGAGCTGGCCCGAGGCGTTCAGAACGTTCTTGTTGGCGCTGCCCGTGGCTTGCAGGACGCCGTCCACATAAACCTTGATGGTGCCGGTGTCGCGTTGCCGCGTCGCGACGCAATGGTGCCAGTTGCCGTTATTGATGGCGGTGGCGGAAAGCAGAGTGGTGTCGGGGTTGCCGACGCCAAAGGCGAACTTGCCGCCAACCAGCGCCGTCCCAAAATCGTTGCTGCTGAACGGCGCGTCACCATCCACCAGGCCGCGGCCGTTATACCACTGGCCCGTTCCGGCGGTTTGCGTCGTCTTGACCCAAAGCGCGATGCTGAAATCAGCGGCCGCGGGATTGCTGACCTGCACGGAACTGTTCACGCCGTTGAAGGTCAGGCAGCCGCCGATGAGGCCGGCGCTGGTCCAGGCTGCGCCGGCCACGGCGCCATCATTGTGATTGGCGGAAAGGTCGGCGGCCACCGTGCCGGTGGTGGCGTCCAACGGCCAGGCGCCGATAAAATTCGCCGGCAGCGCCTGCAGGGCCGCGTCCTGCGTCGGCTCCGCCGCAAGCATGATTTCGAACGAGGAGATGCAGTCCCACGCGTAGAAGTTGGTTCCGGCCGGACTGGGGTGCAGCCACTGGCACCAGGACAAGTTGTCGGTGGGTCGTCGCAAATTCCAGGCCGCCTCGGCATTGCGCTGAAGCCACGGGCCGTAGGTGCCCTGCAAATTGCGGTCGCGCATGAAGCGCACCAGCCAGCGGAGGAAGATGGCGTTGAATCCCGAGTTGTTGCCGGCGATGCCATATTCCGGAAGGATGCCGCCGGTGGTCATTTTCATCATCGTGTAATTCGCCGCGAGCGCGGCGTCGTTGGTGCGGCCGAGAAAATGGGCCGCGCCGATGAACGTGCCCTGGTTGTAGGTGCTGGCCCAGGTGTTGATCACGCCGTTCGTGCCAATGGCGTCGGAAATGGCGCCGGAGTTGGTGTTGAACAATACCGCGCGCTCCCAGTTGTAGGCGTCCGTGGCCTTGCTCAAATAAGCCGGGTCGCCGTAAATCTGATACAGCAGCGACGCCGCGATGGACCCGGGGCCGTTGACGCAGGCGTTCTTCGTCCAGTTCCCCGTGGTCCAATACAATCCGCCGCCCAGCGTGTTGTCCCAGGCCCGGGCATAGCACATGTCGAAGTTCGCCCTGGCAATGTTGCAATAATTCAGGTTGCCCGTGTCCCGCCCGCCGCGCGCAAAGGCGAGCACCGCCCACATGATGTCGTCGTTGTAAATGTTCCAGGACCACGAAGAGCCGTTGTTCTTGAGAAAGCCGTTCAGCAGGTTGGTGATCATTCCCTTGTAGGTCGCATTCGACGTCCATTCATACGCGTCGATGGCGCATTCGATCATTTCAGCCTGGCCCCAGAAATACGCCACCCCGCCCGTTTGCGTGTCTTTGAACCAGCCGTTCGTCCCGCTGAGGCTGTAGAAGGCGTTGTTGTAGGCCACGGCCATTGCGTCGGCGTCCTTGGCCGTGTAGGCGCGCGCCCCCAGCACCGGACCGAGCAGACACAAAACCAGCACCAGCAAAAATGAATTGGGATTGCGCGGCATACACATCACATCACTCCGGGATTGGCAACAACTGGAGTTCGGCAAGTTTCCGAAAATGCGCCCGCGACGTCATGTCGCATGAAATGGGTGGCGCGCGGCGCCGGGCCAATTTGCTTTCTTGCGGCGGCACGGGCGCTTAAATATGGGTGCATGACACCAATTGCACGTGTTCCGGCGTTTGAATCAATCTCCGTTTGCGGGAGTCTGCTTTGAGCATGAAAAAACACTTCGCGGCCCTGGCTGCGTTCGGGATGCTGGCGCTTGCGGCACAGGCCGAAAAACCGCTGGTGTCGTATGTGAATCCATTCCTCGGCACGGCGCCACTGACCAATGTGACCGACATCGGTTTCAATCCGCCCTGGCGGGTCTGGGCCGGGCTCACCTTTCCCGGCGCGTCCGTGCCCAATGCGATGGTGCAGCTCAGTCCCATCACCAAATTCGGCAGCGGCGCGGGCTACGAATACGAGGACACCGTCATCCAGGCGTTTGCGCATTCCAACAAGGGGCATTGGAACCTCTGCCACATTCCCATCCTGCCGGTGACCGGCGAAGTGAACCCCAACGACTTCGGGTCCCGCTTCAGTCATGCCCGCGAGTCGGCGACGCCGGGGTATTATCAAGTGTTCCTGGAGCGCTATGGCATCAACGCGGAACTGACCACCACGCTCCACTGTGGCTACCACCGTTACACGTTTCCCGCCGGCGCAGCGGAAAAACTGGTGGTGAATCTTGCTGTCTCGAACGAGCGCGTCCGACGCTGGGGCCTGCAGCCGGATGGCGACTACGCGTTCCAGGGTTTTCAGCACGCGAACGAGAAGGTTTATTTCTACGCCCGGGCCAATCACAGAATCAAACGGATCAAAACGCTTCACGGGACGCGCCACGATGTTTCGGTGGTCGAATTTGAGGCAGGAACGGGGCCGTTGGAAATCAAGCTCGGGCTCTCGTATGCCCGGCCGGACAACGCGCGCGACAATTTGGAGGAGTTGGATGGGAAAAGCTTCGATCAGGTGCGGGCCGGGGCGGCGCAGGAATGGGAGGCATTGCTTTCCAAGATCCAGGTCAAGGGCGGCACCGAGCGCCAGAAGCGGCTGTTTTACTCGTGCCTTTACCGGTCGTTTCTCTGGCCGGCCTTGCGGAGTGACGTGAACGGCGAGTTTCTGGACGCGCACGATCGCGTGGTGCGGAAGGATTTCGCCTATTACACCGTTCCCTCGTTGTGGGATGATTATCGCAACAAGCTCGTCCTGTTTGGCCTGCTGTCGCCCAAAGTCACGGAGGATGTCATTCAATCGTTGGTGGACCGCGGCGAGGCGACGGGATTCATTCCCACGTTCTTCCACGGGGACCATGCGGCGCCGTTCATCGCGGGATCGTATCTGCGCGGGCTGCGCGGTTTTGATGTCACCAATGCCTACCGGCTGTTGCTTCGCAACGCCACGGTGGAAGGGCCGTCGCGCCCTTACCTCGGGGAATATCTTGCCAAGGGTTACATTGCCACGCCGGACATTGCGAACCCGAACGTGGAAACCAAGGCCCGGGCGGCCGTCACCAAAACCCTCGAATACGCCTACGACGATTACGCGGTGGCTCTGCTCGCCAGGGCGCTCCATGACGAGACGAACTACACCATGCTTCTCAGGCGGTCGCACAATTTCACCAACCTCTTCGATCGCTCGACCGGCTTGATGCGCGGACGCCGTGAAAACGGCGACTGGGTGGAGCCGTTCAATCCGCAGTATCCCTATTACGAATACATGTATCGCGAGGCGAACGCCTGGCAATCCTCGTTCTTCGCGCCACAGGACACGCCGGGCCTGATCCGGCTGTTTCCCAGCCCGGGGGAGTTTGAGCATCAACTCGACCGGTTCTTTTCCATTCCGTGGAATCCGCATTACATCGCGATGAACATCAACAGCTTCATCGGCCAGTATTGCCACGGCAACCAACCGGATCACGGCTTTCCCTACCTCTACTACTTTGTCGGCAAACCGGAGAAGTCGCAGGCGATTCTGAACGAGATCATGGATCGCTTTTACGGCATGGAAGGTGGCAATACCTTGTGCGGCATGGATGACGCCGGGGAGATGTCATCCTGGTATGTCTTCAACGCCATTGGCCTCTACACCTACTCGCCCGCGGATCCGGATTACATCGTCACCGTGCCCCTCTTCGACGAGGTGAAACTGGATCTGGGAGGCAAGATGCCGCTGGTCATTCAAAAGCAGGGCTCCGGGACGAAAATCACCGGCATCAGTTTTGACGTCCACCCACTGGACGGTTACTTCATCCCGCACCACGAACTGGTCAACGGGGGAAAGCTGGTCATCCGCACGGCCCCGGCCTCGCCCTGACGACCTTTCACACCGACAAACAAACTGGCCGGCGTGTTGAAGGGCAAATGAGACCGCCCACTTCGTGTGCGTGAAGTGGGCGGCTTGCTGAAGCGGACTTCAACTCAGCGCATGAGTGGCATGCGTGATCGCGCCGCCTGCCCGCAGCGCCGCCGCCACGATGGCGGCTTCGGCCAGTTCCGCCTCCGTGGCTCCGGCCTTGCGCGCGTTCGCGGTGTGGATGCCGATGCAATAGGGGCATTGCGTTGTCACGGCCACCGCGACGGCAATGAGTTCCTTGTATTTCACCGGTATCGCGCCTTCCGCCACGGCCAGCTTGTCGAACGTCCAGAACGCCTTCATCACTTCGGGCGCGAGGTCGTTCATCTGCTTGATCTTCGTCAGGTTCTCTTGGTTATACATGATGTGTGCTTTGTTGATTTTGATGTTTTCTCGTTCAGAACTTCATCGCGACCACTTCCAGATATTCGGCGGCAACTTCCGTCGTGCCGGGAATAATCGCGGTGTTGTGGCGGGTTTGCAGGTCCACCAGTTCCCGTTGCAGCGCGGATTGCCCGCTCGGGGGCAGGGATTCGAAGGCGCGCAGCGTCGGGCCGTAATGCTTGCGGAAGAACTCAACGGTCTCCGCGGGTGGAAACGGAAAGCGCATCATCGCGACCCGGCGCGTGAGCCGCACGTCGGTGAAGCTGCCATGCAGTCGTTCGCGGACGATCAATTCGTTGCCCCATTCCATTGGCGAGGGCAGGCCGGCGGGCGGCGGAGGGAGATGCGCTTTGAAGACGGTGAACATCTTCCCGATGAATCCTTCAACCGTCCAGTTCGCGAGCGCGATCTGCCCGCCAGGTTTCGTCACGCGCCACAATTCGGCCGTGGCGACCGGGGGTTGCGGCGTGAACATCACACCGAACATGCTGACGGCGAGGTCAAACGTGTTGTCCGCGAACGGCAACGCCTCCGCGTCTGCCTCCTGGAGCACGAGGTTCAATCCTTCCGCCGCAGCGCGGGTGCGCGCCTGGGCCAGCAGGTTGGCGGCGATGTCAATGCCGTGGACGGCGCACCCCTGCCGGGCGGCGATGAGCGCAAGGTTTCCCGTGCCACAGGCTACATCGAGCGTGTTCATCCCCGGCCGCAAGGATTGACGTGCCATGAATTCCTCGGCGACGTTTTCGATGCTGCGGGCAATCTGTCCGAAGTCGCCGGATTCCCAAGTCGCCTTCTGCCGGGCTTTGATGGCGGACAGGTTGGGAATGGCCGGCGGGTTGAAGTGGTGGACGGTTTGTTTTGGTGCTGTCGTCAGTGTTTGCATATGGGGTCACAGTTGAATGACGACCGCATCATGAAGGGAACACAGTCGGGCTGCTTTGCTGCGGAGTTCAAAGTTTTGACTCTGCAGCCCAGGTTGTGCCGTCCAGATTCCCGGGCGACCGGCGCATGCCGGGGCAGGGGAGGGATGGAATCGAAGAACCGCGGGCAGACCGCCTGATGATTTTGGCGGTGACGCTCAGGCGGCGAGCGAAGGCTCCTGCCGGTAGGACAAGGGCGGAACGCCAAAGCGTTCCTTGAACACCCGGCTGAAGTGCGAGACATCCTCAAAGCCGCTTTCCAACGCAATCCCGGTCACGCTCACGGGCGAGTGACGCAGCAGCCGGGCCGCATGATCCAGCCGGCGTTGCAACAGCCACCGGCCGGGCGACTCCTGGAACTGCGCCTGAAACTCGCGCTTGAACGAGGACAGGCTGCGGTGACAGAGGCGGGCGTATTCCTCCAGTGAAAGATTGTAGCGGAAGTTCGCCTCCATGATTTCCGCGATGGCGGGCGCCTCGCTGGCGCCGAGGCGCCGGAAGTAGGCGGCCAGTTCCGGGTTCGTCCCGCTGGTGAGGACGCTCATCACGAGCTCTTTCAACTTGAGGCGGACCAGCGGCTCGGGCGGCTTGTCCGTTCCGCCCAGGTAGGTGCGCATGGATTGAAAGAGCGCCTCCAGCGCCACATCGTTTGCCACGCGCAGCGCGGTCTTGATGACAGCACCGTTGCTGGTGGCGGGGCTCAGTATTTCCATGACTTCGCGCACCGTGCTGCGCATCAGCGCGTCGGGGATGAAGACCATGAGCAGGCAGACGTCTTTCTCAAAGTGCTGTTCCACGATGGTGGCGCCCTTCTTGAAGAACAAGGTTTCGCCGGGCGTGGCCTGCCAGACGCCATCCGGCGTGTGCCACGTCTTCTTCCCCGTGACCACATGGACGAAGTAATCCTTCTCGGTCCAGTTGGGCAGGAGCTTTTCGGGCGAGCCGCACGTGTATTCCGCGAAGAGAAATTCCCCGATCTCAAGCTTGCTGTAGCTCGCGTTCCGGCGGACGGCATCGTATAGATTCAGCACAACAAAACTCCTGACGAATCAATTTGCCCGGCATTCTCACGTCTCTCGCCAGCGGCACAATGGAACTTTAGTTCCATTCTTGCTTTGCGGCGAGTCGGGCCGCGCAAA is a genomic window containing:
- a CDS encoding carboxymuconolactone decarboxylase family protein, with amino-acid sequence MYNQENLTKIKQMNDLAPEVMKAFWTFDKLAVAEGAIPVKYKELIAVAVAVTTQCPYCIGIHTANARKAGATEAELAEAAIVAAALRAGGAITHATHALS
- a CDS encoding glycoside hydrolase family 76 protein, which produces MPRNPNSFLLVLVLCLLGPVLGARAYTAKDADAMAVAYNNAFYSLSGTNGWFKDTQTGGVAYFWGQAEMIECAIDAYEWTSNATYKGMITNLLNGFLKNNGSSWSWNIYNDDIMWAVLAFARGGRDTGNLNYCNIARANFDMCYARAWDNTLGGGLYWTTGNWTKNACVNGPGSIAASLLYQIYGDPAYLSKATDAYNWERAVLFNTNSGAISDAIGTNGVINTWASTYNQGTFIGAAHFLGRTNDAALAANYTMMKMTTGGILPEYGIAGNNSGFNAIFLRWLVRFMRDRNLQGTYGPWLQRNAEAAWNLRRPTDNLSWCQWLHPSPAGTNFYAWDCISSFEIMLAAEPTQDAALQALPANFIGAWPLDATTGTVAADLSANHNDGAVAGAAWTSAGLIGGCLTFNGVNSSVQVSNPAAADFSIALWVKTTQTAGTGQWYNGRGLVDGDAPFSSNDFGTALVGGKFAFGVGNPDTTLLSATAINNGNWHHCVATRQRDTGTIKVYVDGVLQATGSANKNVLNASGQLLFGAIASGGGYFNGSLDDIRIFPRVLDASEVAALYVCGIQPPSTAPANLRAVAGNGQVELTWSAAAGATSYNVKRSLIDGSPYIVVTNLAATTCTDAGLINNRTYYYVVSPVNSLGEGPDSDQASATPVARAAWFQASDLAALADGASVGIWPDASGHGFDALQPVTVNQPTFAATAVNGMPAVRFNATNNSYLWFYRPVQDDFTMIFVYQSSQGIGTGTAFWNGAGLVNGEVSGSVGDFGTALNANGQILAGVGNPDTTIHSATGLSNGQPHVITFKRTRSNGVIVLYVDSTPAGSASGGTQSLTAPNCLVLGAQGVLNNFLTGDLAEVQIYNAALSDADRLGQERALKCKYGIAGGAAPLPPGGLAGTAGNRQIALNWQASPGAEGCNLWRSTDYGASYQLIAAGLTTSSYVDHEAAGGQMNYYRLTASNDCGTGVNSAPLGVFLPLPSLSLTASAGALNLTWPDWASDWELYSTTNLTPPVQWNPVTSTVTSNNGRFSVSLPVDSQTRFFRLAAPQEPW
- a CDS encoding GH92 family glycosyl hydrolase is translated as MKKHFAALAAFGMLALAAQAEKPLVSYVNPFLGTAPLTNVTDIGFNPPWRVWAGLTFPGASVPNAMVQLSPITKFGSGAGYEYEDTVIQAFAHSNKGHWNLCHIPILPVTGEVNPNDFGSRFSHARESATPGYYQVFLERYGINAELTTTLHCGYHRYTFPAGAAEKLVVNLAVSNERVRRWGLQPDGDYAFQGFQHANEKVYFYARANHRIKRIKTLHGTRHDVSVVEFEAGTGPLEIKLGLSYARPDNARDNLEELDGKSFDQVRAGAAQEWEALLSKIQVKGGTERQKRLFYSCLYRSFLWPALRSDVNGEFLDAHDRVVRKDFAYYTVPSLWDDYRNKLVLFGLLSPKVTEDVIQSLVDRGEATGFIPTFFHGDHAAPFIAGSYLRGLRGFDVTNAYRLLLRNATVEGPSRPYLGEYLAKGYIATPDIANPNVETKARAAVTKTLEYAYDDYAVALLARALHDETNYTMLLRRSHNFTNLFDRSTGLMRGRRENGDWVEPFNPQYPYYEYMYREANAWQSSFFAPQDTPGLIRLFPSPGEFEHQLDRFFSIPWNPHYIAMNINSFIGQYCHGNQPDHGFPYLYYFVGKPEKSQAILNEIMDRFYGMEGGNTLCGMDDAGEMSSWYVFNAIGLYTYSPADPDYIVTVPLFDEVKLDLGGKMPLVIQKQGSGTKITGISFDVHPLDGYFIPHHELVNGGKLVIRTAPASP
- a CDS encoding class I SAM-dependent methyltransferase translates to MQTLTTAPKQTVHHFNPPAIPNLSAIKARQKATWESGDFGQIARSIENVAEEFMARQSLRPGMNTLDVACGTGNLALIAARQGCAVHGIDIAANLLAQARTRAAAEGLNLVLQEADAEALPFADNTFDLAVSMFGVMFTPQPPVATAELWRVTKPGGQIALANWTVEGFIGKMFTVFKAHLPPPPAGLPSPMEWGNELIVRERLHGSFTDVRLTRRVAMMRFPFPPAETVEFFRKHYGPTLRAFESLPPSGQSALQRELVDLQTRHNTAIIPGTTEVAAEYLEVVAMKF
- a CDS encoding AraC family transcriptional regulator; the encoded protein is MLNLYDAVRRNASYSKLEIGEFLFAEYTCGSPEKLLPNWTEKDYFVHVVTGKKTWHTPDGVWQATPGETLFFKKGATIVEQHFEKDVCLLMVFIPDALMRSTVREVMEILSPATSNGAVIKTALRVANDVALEALFQSMRTYLGGTDKPPEPLVRLKLKELVMSVLTSGTNPELAAYFRRLGASEAPAIAEIMEANFRYNLSLEEYARLCHRSLSSFKREFQAQFQESPGRWLLQRRLDHAARLLRHSPVSVTGIALESGFEDVSHFSRVFKERFGVPPLSYRQEPSLAA